The following proteins come from a genomic window of Achromobacter sp. AONIH1:
- a CDS encoding MFS transporter has product MSTTTVAGRGPSADPRPMTKDERRVIFASSLGTVFEWYDFYLYGSLAAIIAQHFFSGVNPTAGFIFALLAFAAGFAVRPFGALVFGRLGDLVGRKYTFLVTIVIMGLSTFLVGVLPSYASIGLAAPAILIALRLLQGLALGGEYGGAATYVAEHAPHGRRGFYTSWIQTTATLGLFLSLLVILGIRTFMGEDDFKAWGWRIPFLISVVLLGISVWIRMQLNESPTFKRMKEEGKGSKAPIAESFGQWKNLKVVLLALLGLTAGQAVVWYTGQFYALFFLTQTLKVDANTANIMIAVALLIGTPFFVVFGALSDKIGRKPIIMAGCLIAALTYFPIFQGLTHFANPALEKAQASAPVTVIADPATCSFQFNPVGTASFTSSCDVVKSFMARNSVNYKNEAAPAGSVAKVKIGSDEFASFDGKTLALAEFKAKAAELDKALTTAIRTHGYPAKADPAQSNNVMVVLLLTILVIYVTMVYGPIAAMLVEMFPTRIRYTSMSLPYHIGNGWFGGFLPPVAFAVVAATGNIYDGLWYPIIIAVMTLVIGTLFVRETKDNDINE; this is encoded by the coding sequence ATGAGCACAACCACTGTGGCAGGCCGCGGTCCCTCCGCGGATCCGCGCCCGATGACCAAGGATGAACGCCGCGTCATCTTCGCGTCCTCGCTGGGCACGGTTTTCGAATGGTATGACTTCTATCTGTATGGCTCGCTCGCGGCCATCATCGCGCAACACTTCTTCTCCGGCGTGAACCCCACCGCGGGCTTCATCTTCGCCCTGCTGGCGTTCGCGGCGGGCTTCGCCGTGCGTCCGTTCGGCGCGCTGGTGTTCGGCCGCCTGGGCGACCTGGTCGGCCGCAAGTACACGTTCCTGGTCACCATCGTGATCATGGGCCTGTCCACCTTCCTAGTGGGCGTGCTGCCTAGCTACGCCAGCATCGGCCTGGCCGCTCCCGCGATCCTGATCGCGCTGCGCCTGCTGCAGGGCCTGGCGCTGGGCGGCGAGTACGGCGGCGCGGCCACCTATGTGGCCGAGCACGCGCCGCACGGCCGTCGCGGCTTCTACACGTCGTGGATCCAGACCACCGCCACGCTGGGCCTGTTCCTGTCGCTGCTGGTGATCCTGGGCATCCGCACGTTCATGGGCGAAGACGACTTCAAGGCCTGGGGCTGGCGCATTCCGTTCCTGATCTCGGTGGTGCTGCTGGGCATCTCGGTGTGGATCCGGATGCAGCTCAATGAATCGCCGACCTTCAAGCGCATGAAGGAAGAAGGCAAGGGCTCGAAGGCGCCGATCGCCGAATCGTTCGGCCAGTGGAAGAACCTGAAGGTGGTGCTGCTGGCGCTGCTGGGCCTGACCGCCGGCCAGGCCGTGGTCTGGTACACGGGCCAGTTCTACGCGCTGTTCTTCCTGACGCAGACGCTGAAGGTCGACGCCAACACCGCCAACATCATGATCGCCGTGGCGCTGCTGATCGGCACCCCGTTCTTCGTCGTGTTCGGCGCGCTGTCGGACAAGATCGGCCGCAAGCCCATCATCATGGCCGGCTGCCTGATCGCCGCGCTGACCTACTTCCCGATCTTCCAGGGTCTGACCCACTTCGCCAACCCGGCGCTGGAAAAGGCCCAGGCCTCGGCCCCGGTGACGGTGATCGCGGATCCGGCGACCTGCTCGTTCCAGTTCAACCCCGTGGGCACGGCCTCGTTCACCAGCTCCTGCGACGTGGTCAAGTCCTTCATGGCCCGCAACTCGGTGAACTACAAGAACGAAGCGGCGCCCGCCGGCTCGGTCGCCAAGGTCAAGATCGGCAGCGACGAGTTCGCCTCGTTCGACGGCAAGACGCTGGCGCTGGCCGAGTTCAAGGCCAAGGCCGCCGAGCTGGACAAGGCCCTGACCACCGCGATCCGCACGCACGGCTATCCCGCCAAGGCGGATCCGGCCCAGAGCAACAACGTCATGGTCGTGCTGCTGCTGACCATCCTGGTGATCTACGTGACCATGGTGTATGGCCCGATCGCGGCCATGCTGGTGGAAATGTTCCCGACCCGCATCCGCTACACCTCGATGAGCCTGCCGTACCACATCGGCAACGGCTGGTTCGGCGGCTTCCTGCCCCCGGTCGCCTTCGCCGTGGTCGCCGCCACCGGCAACATCTACGATGGCTTGTGGTACCCGATCATCATCGCCGTGATGACGCTGGTCATCGGCACGCTGTTCGTGCGCGAGACCAAGGACAACGACATCAACGAGTAA
- a CDS encoding LysR family transcriptional regulator, protein MLEIRHLETLTAIRDGGSLQEAAERLHLTQSALSHQLRDLETRLGTPLLNRRTRPARLTTAGLRVLALADEVLPRMRATERELQRLAAGRSGRLHLAIDCHSCFQWLMPALDAFRAQWPDVALDLSAAFSFAPLPALVRGDLDLVITSDPQPLDAVDYLPLFKYELVLAVSESNPLAGSKFVMPDQLADQTLITYPVDKQRLDVFTAFLDPADVEPAAIRKAELTPIIAQLVASNRGVAALPNWALTEYMNQGWLRQCRLGPQGVWRTLYATVRSEDTDASYIDEFLTITRDVCFKTLSGIKSAK, encoded by the coding sequence ATGCTGGAAATTCGTCACCTGGAAACCCTGACCGCCATCCGCGATGGCGGCAGCCTGCAGGAAGCCGCCGAACGGCTGCACCTGACCCAATCCGCCCTGTCGCACCAGCTGCGCGACCTGGAAACCCGGCTGGGCACGCCGCTGCTGAACCGCCGCACCCGCCCTGCCCGCCTGACCACCGCCGGTTTGCGCGTGCTGGCGCTGGCCGACGAAGTGCTGCCGCGCATGCGCGCCACTGAACGGGAATTGCAGCGCCTGGCGGCGGGCCGCAGCGGTCGGCTGCACCTGGCCATCGATTGCCACTCCTGCTTCCAGTGGCTGATGCCGGCGCTGGACGCCTTCCGCGCGCAATGGCCGGACGTGGCGCTGGACCTGTCGGCGGCGTTCTCCTTCGCGCCGCTGCCCGCGCTGGTGCGCGGCGACCTGGACCTGGTCATCACCTCCGATCCGCAGCCGCTGGACGCGGTCGACTACCTGCCCCTGTTCAAGTACGAACTGGTGCTGGCGGTATCGGAATCCAATCCCCTGGCCGGCAGCAAGTTCGTCATGCCGGACCAGCTGGCGGACCAGACGCTGATCACCTACCCGGTGGACAAGCAGCGCCTGGACGTCTTCACCGCGTTCCTGGACCCGGCCGACGTGGAGCCGGCCGCGATACGCAAGGCCGAACTCACCCCCATCATCGCGCAGCTGGTCGCCAGCAACCGCGGCGTGGCGGCGCTGCCGAACTGGGCGCTGACGGAATACATGAACCAGGGCTGGCTGCGGCAGTGCCGGCTGGGGCCGCAGGGGGTATGGCGCACGCTCTACGCCACGGTGCGCAGCGAGGACACAGACGCCTCGTACATCGATGAATTCCTGACCATCACGCGCGACGTCTGCTTCAAGACGCTGAGCGGGATCAAGTCGGCGAAATAG
- a CDS encoding sensor histidine kinase: MLAPLFLLWPMSVAITYVVAQNIANVPYDRALANNLHVLTRQVHAQDGRATLKMTDAAREVLRADETDSVFWLALGSRGEYLGGDRALPLPASVGQPSPGQVLYEDDTLRGFGVRMAYTWVDLNLPSTQPALLIVAETVEKRTQLANDIIKGVIIPQFVVLPVAVLLVWFGLSRGVAPLNALQQRLRARRPDDLSPIDERAAPSEIAPLLAAMNDLLDRLSSNVQAQRRFVADAAHQLKTPLAGLRTQAELALRDASPEEMQSSLRQLVTGSERATRLVNQLLLLARAENPAAIGLARTDLNAIAYEQAMHWVPHALSLSTDLGFEGAETPVEINGNPLLLAELLNNLVDNALRYTPRGGHITVRVQSLGEQGVLEVEDSGPGIAPEERERVFDRFYRVLGTLSDGSGLGLAIVREIAQTHQATVVISDHPSPYSDLPGTRIRVAFPLYSEPDPSADA, translated from the coding sequence ATGCTGGCGCCGCTGTTCCTGCTGTGGCCCATGAGCGTGGCCATCACCTATGTGGTCGCCCAGAACATCGCCAACGTGCCTTACGACCGCGCGCTTGCCAACAATCTGCACGTGCTGACGCGCCAGGTCCACGCGCAGGACGGCCGCGCGACGCTGAAGATGACCGACGCCGCGCGCGAGGTGCTGCGCGCCGACGAGACCGACAGCGTGTTCTGGCTGGCGCTGGGCAGCCGCGGCGAGTACCTGGGCGGCGACCGCGCCCTGCCGCTGCCGGCCAGCGTGGGCCAGCCCAGCCCCGGCCAGGTGCTGTACGAGGACGACACGCTGCGCGGCTTCGGCGTGCGCATGGCCTACACCTGGGTCGACCTGAACCTGCCCAGCACGCAGCCGGCGCTGCTGATCGTGGCCGAGACGGTGGAAAAGCGCACCCAGCTCGCCAACGACATCATCAAGGGCGTGATCATCCCGCAGTTCGTGGTGCTGCCCGTGGCGGTGCTGCTGGTGTGGTTCGGGCTGTCGCGCGGCGTGGCGCCGCTGAACGCGCTGCAACAGCGGCTGCGCGCGCGCCGGCCCGACGACCTGTCGCCGATCGACGAGCGCGCCGCGCCGTCCGAGATCGCGCCGCTGCTGGCGGCCATGAACGACCTGCTGGACCGGCTGTCGTCCAACGTGCAGGCGCAGCGCCGCTTCGTGGCAGACGCCGCGCACCAGCTGAAGACGCCGCTGGCCGGGCTGCGCACGCAGGCCGAGCTGGCGCTGCGCGACGCCAGTCCCGAGGAAATGCAATCCAGCCTGCGCCAGTTGGTCACCGGATCGGAGCGCGCCACCCGCCTGGTGAACCAGCTGCTGCTGCTGGCGCGCGCCGAGAACCCCGCCGCCATCGGCCTGGCCCGCACCGACCTGAACGCCATCGCCTACGAGCAGGCCATGCACTGGGTGCCGCACGCGCTGTCGCTCAGCACCGACCTGGGCTTCGAGGGCGCCGAGACGCCGGTCGAGATCAACGGCAACCCGCTGCTGCTGGCCGAGCTGCTGAACAACCTGGTGGACAACGCGCTGCGCTACACGCCGCGCGGCGGCCATATCACGGTGCGGGTGCAGAGCCTGGGCGAGCAAGGCGTGCTTGAGGTCGAGGACTCGGGCCCCGGCATCGCGCCGGAAGAACGCGAGCGGGTCTTCGACCGCTTCTACCGCGTGCTGGGCACGCTGTCCGACGGCAGCGGCCTGGGCCTGGCGATCGTGCGCGAGATCGCGCAGACCCACCAGGCCACGGTCGTCATCAGCGACCATCCAAGCCCCTATTCCGACCTGCCGGGCACCCGCATCCGCGTCGCCTTCCCGCTGTACTCGGAACCGGACCCGTCCGCCGACGCCTAG
- the recX gene encoding recombination regulator RecX — protein MSWKPSAKSSEHLRAKLDDEFETVAKPQGLRRSSDARRAAEPAAAPDEWQRTSEQRVRAGARQTRADREGARDDVRDDDGADSDRTGRDRKEGGAQADGGKPERKGPSLKMRAVGYLSRREHARAELARKLAPHAEDPAEIEAVLDALEKEGWLSTERFAQSLVHRRASRQGAARIVQELRQHGVDDGQVAELRDQLRSTEHERALEVWRKRFGEKPADRAAYAKQARFLASRGFAQDVIRRILGGAGDEE, from the coding sequence ATGAGCTGGAAACCTTCCGCCAAATCCTCCGAGCATCTGCGCGCCAAGCTGGATGACGAGTTCGAGACCGTGGCCAAGCCGCAAGGCCTGCGCCGCAGCTCCGACGCGCGCCGCGCCGCCGAGCCCGCCGCCGCGCCGGACGAATGGCAGCGCACGTCCGAGCAGCGCGTCCGCGCCGGCGCGCGCCAGACCCGGGCGGATCGCGAGGGCGCCCGCGACGATGTGCGGGACGACGATGGAGCGGACAGCGATCGGACGGGCCGCGACAGGAAGGAGGGCGGTGCGCAGGCCGATGGCGGCAAGCCCGAGCGCAAGGGGCCGTCGCTGAAGATGCGCGCCGTGGGCTATCTGTCGCGCCGCGAGCATGCGCGCGCCGAATTGGCCCGCAAGCTGGCGCCTCATGCCGAAGATCCGGCCGAGATCGAGGCGGTGCTGGACGCGCTGGAAAAGGAAGGCTGGCTGTCCACCGAGCGTTTCGCGCAGAGCCTCGTGCATCGGCGCGCGTCGCGCCAGGGGGCGGCGCGCATCGTGCAGGAGCTGCGCCAGCATGGCGTGGACGACGGCCAGGTGGCCGAATTGCGCGACCAGCTTCGGTCCACCGAGCACGAGCGCGCGCTGGAGGTCTGGCGCAAGCGCTTCGGCGAAAAGCCGGCCGACCGCGCGGCCTATGCCAAGCAGGCGCGCTTCCTGGCCAGCCGCGGCTTCGCGCAGGATGTCATCCGCCGCATATTGGGCGGCGCGGGCGACGAAGAGTAG
- a CDS encoding recombination-associated protein RdgC, with product MWFKNLKIYRLSSPWTLVGEQLEETLARHAYQASGSAGANNLEMQSLGWVPPRENGGLAHVVGGQILLTLRAEKKLLPGTVVNQVAKARAQEIEEQQGYKPGRKQMKEIKERVTDELLPRAFSVYRDTRVWIDPQNHWLVIDAAASAKADEVIGLLAKCIDPFPLENLYVAQSPASAMTGWLAEDEAPSNFTIDQDTELRSSGESGAAIRYVKHSIDADDVRRHIQSGKQCTRLAMTWADRISFVLTENLDVKRVAPLDVLKEGNEAIAANDDEKFDSDMMLMTGELAKLMAELVEALGGEKRV from the coding sequence ATGTGGTTCAAGAACCTTAAGATCTACCGCCTTTCCTCGCCGTGGACGCTCGTGGGCGAGCAGCTGGAAGAAACGCTCGCGCGGCATGCCTATCAGGCCAGCGGCAGCGCCGGCGCCAACAATCTCGAAATGCAGAGCCTGGGCTGGGTGCCGCCGCGCGAGAACGGCGGACTGGCGCACGTGGTGGGCGGGCAGATCCTGCTGACGCTGCGCGCCGAGAAGAAGCTGCTGCCCGGCACCGTGGTCAACCAGGTCGCCAAGGCGCGCGCCCAGGAAATCGAAGAGCAGCAAGGCTACAAGCCGGGCCGCAAGCAGATGAAGGAAATCAAGGAGCGCGTCACCGACGAGCTGCTGCCGCGCGCCTTCAGCGTGTACCGCGACACCCGCGTCTGGATCGACCCGCAGAACCACTGGCTGGTGATCGACGCGGCCGCTTCTGCCAAGGCCGATGAAGTGATCGGGCTGCTGGCCAAGTGCATCGACCCGTTCCCGCTGGAAAACCTGTACGTGGCCCAGTCGCCCGCCTCGGCCATGACCGGCTGGCTGGCCGAGGACGAGGCGCCGTCCAACTTCACCATCGACCAGGACACCGAGCTGCGCTCGTCCGGCGAAAGCGGCGCGGCGATCCGATACGTCAAGCACTCCATCGACGCCGACGACGTGCGCCGCCACATCCAGTCCGGCAAGCAGTGCACGCGCCTGGCCATGACCTGGGCCGACCGCATCTCCTTCGTGCTGACCGAGAACCTGGACGTCAAGCGCGTCGCGCCGCTGGACGTGCTCAAGGAAGGCAACGAAGCCATCGCCGCGAACGACGACGAGAAGTTCGATTCCGACATGATGCTGATGACGGGCGAGCTGGCCAAGCTGATGGCCGAGCTGGTCGAGGCGCTGGGCGGCGAAAAGCGCGTCTGA
- the recA gene encoding recombinase RecA codes for MDDKTTKAAAAEKAKALAAALSQIEKQFGKGSIMRYGDNEVSHDIQVVSTGSLGLDIALGVGGLPRGRVVEIYGPESSGKTTLTLQVVAEMQKLGGTCAFVDAEHALDVQYASKLGVNLADLLISQPDTGEQALEITDALVRSGSVDLIVVDSVAALVPKAEIEGEMGDSLPGLQARLMSQALRKLTATIKKTNCMVIFINQIRMKIGVMFGNPETTTGGNALKFYASVRLDIRRIGSIKKGDEVVGNETRVKVVKNKVAPPFKQAEFDIMYGAGISREGEIIDLGVAANVVDKSGAWYSYNGNRIGQGKDNVREYLKEHRELAIEIENRVRENQGVVSRAAEFVPTAEDASED; via the coding sequence ATGGACGACAAAACCACCAAGGCCGCTGCCGCGGAAAAGGCCAAGGCGCTCGCCGCCGCGCTTTCGCAGATCGAAAAGCAGTTCGGCAAGGGCTCGATCATGCGCTACGGCGACAACGAAGTCTCCCACGACATCCAGGTGGTTTCCACGGGTTCGCTGGGCCTGGACATCGCGCTGGGCGTCGGTGGCCTGCCGCGCGGCCGCGTGGTCGAGATCTATGGTCCGGAATCGTCGGGCAAGACCACGCTGACGCTGCAGGTGGTCGCTGAAATGCAGAAGCTGGGCGGCACCTGCGCCTTCGTCGACGCCGAACACGCGCTGGACGTGCAGTATGCGTCCAAGCTGGGCGTGAACCTGGCCGACCTGCTGATCTCGCAGCCGGACACGGGCGAGCAGGCGCTGGAAATCACCGACGCGCTGGTGCGCTCGGGTTCGGTCGACCTGATCGTCGTCGACTCCGTCGCCGCGCTGGTGCCGAAGGCCGAAATCGAAGGCGAAATGGGCGATTCGCTGCCCGGCCTGCAGGCCCGCCTGATGAGCCAGGCGCTGCGCAAGTTGACCGCCACCATCAAGAAGACCAACTGCATGGTCATCTTCATCAACCAGATCCGCATGAAGATCGGCGTGATGTTCGGCAACCCCGAAACCACCACCGGCGGCAACGCGCTCAAGTTCTACGCCTCGGTGCGCCTGGACATCCGCCGCATCGGCTCCATCAAGAAGGGCGATGAGGTCGTCGGCAACGAAACCCGCGTCAAGGTCGTCAAGAACAAGGTCGCGCCGCCGTTCAAGCAGGCCGAGTTCGACATCATGTACGGCGCCGGCATCTCGCGCGAAGGCGAAATCATCGACCTGGGCGTGGCCGCCAACGTGGTGGATAAGTCCGGCGCCTGGTACAGCTACAACGGCAACCGCATCGGCCAGGGCAAGGACAATGTCCGCGAATACCTGAAAGAGCACCGCGAGCTGGCGATCGAGATCGAAAACCGCGTGCGCGAGAACCAGGGCGTGGTCAGCCGCGCCGCCGAGTTCGTGCCCACGGCCGAAGACGCCAGCGAAGACTGA
- a CDS encoding response regulator transcription factor, with protein sequence MRILIAEDDSILADGLSRSLRHNGYAVDAVRDGLAADSALAAQAFDLLILDLGLPHLAGLEVLRRLRARNSSLPVLILTAADSIEQRVKGLDLGADDYMAKPFALSELEARVRALTRRGAGGGATLLKHGRLVFDQTGRVAMVDEQTLDLSAREVSLLEILLTRSGRMVSKTQLVDHLCEWGEEVSTNAIEVYVHRLRKKLEPSGVKIVTVRGLGYCLERDQGAAYLAS encoded by the coding sequence ATGCGTATCCTGATCGCCGAAGACGACAGTATCCTGGCAGACGGCTTGTCCCGCTCGCTCCGGCACAATGGCTACGCGGTCGACGCGGTGCGCGACGGCCTCGCGGCCGATTCCGCGCTGGCCGCCCAGGCCTTCGATCTGCTCATCCTGGACCTCGGCCTGCCCCATCTGGCGGGCCTGGAAGTGCTGCGGCGCCTGCGCGCGCGCAATTCCTCCCTGCCCGTCCTGATCCTGACCGCCGCCGACAGCATCGAGCAGCGCGTCAAAGGCCTGGACCTGGGCGCCGACGACTACATGGCCAAGCCCTTCGCGCTGTCCGAGCTGGAGGCGCGCGTTCGCGCGCTGACCCGCCGGGGCGCCGGCGGCGGCGCCACGCTGCTCAAGCATGGCCGCCTGGTGTTCGACCAGACCGGCCGCGTGGCGATGGTCGACGAGCAGACGCTGGACCTGTCCGCGCGCGAGGTCAGCCTGCTGGAAATCCTGCTCACGCGCAGCGGCCGCATGGTCAGCAAGACCCAGCTGGTCGATCACCTGTGCGAATGGGGCGAGGAAGTCAGCACCAACGCGATCGAGGTCTATGTGCACCGCCTGCGCAAGAAACTCGAGCCCAGCGGCGTGAAGATCGTGACCGTGCGCGGCCTGGGCTATTGCCTTGAACGGGACCAGGGTGCGGCCTACCTCGCCAGCTGA
- a CDS encoding diguanylate cyclase: MSSSSSAIPVTPAVAGQACYLSASNAQAWQAVYQSVDAYTRGQVAAVVSDSATALVDAFYSTLLSDAEAGPRLSHEIVSTRLSSAMKGWLKGLLCVRDQGDIAALMATQKKVGEVHARVHIPIHLVMAGARILKNEIALRLRASDLDGMAASVATQYVCNLFDLAIEQMSRAFMRDVNRGARNDEAYRLFALGQNISTERERQRAALLEWSQAVLIGLHYRAPEQVLPRLAASEFGLWLHHKGGVLFESAPALRQIMEAVARLDDVVLPGLMRGAEGQGAMPDLVRELQELVARIKHLLNGLFDMVAEIESGSDPLTNVLNRRFLPSVIGREIAIATRQHSAFSVLLLDIDHFKSINDQYGHSGGDQVLRQFAEVVHQACRSSDFVFRYGGEEFLVVLVDTGLEAAMPVAQKLGAEIRRHAFSVSEAANLKITASIGVASFDGHPDYAYLIERADKALYRAKQAGRDQAVAA; the protein is encoded by the coding sequence ATGTCTTCGAGCAGCAGCGCAATCCCCGTCACTCCCGCCGTTGCCGGCCAGGCCTGCTATCTGAGCGCATCGAATGCGCAGGCCTGGCAGGCGGTCTACCAGTCCGTGGACGCCTACACCCGGGGGCAGGTCGCCGCCGTGGTGTCCGACAGCGCCACCGCGCTGGTCGACGCCTTCTATTCCACGCTGTTGTCCGATGCCGAGGCGGGGCCGCGCCTGTCGCACGAGATCGTCTCGACCCGCCTGAGCAGCGCCATGAAGGGCTGGCTCAAGGGCCTGCTCTGCGTGCGCGACCAGGGCGATATCGCGGCGCTGATGGCGACGCAGAAAAAGGTCGGCGAGGTCCACGCGCGCGTGCACATCCCCATTCATCTGGTGATGGCCGGCGCGCGCATCCTGAAGAACGAGATCGCGCTGCGCCTGCGCGCCAGCGACCTGGACGGCATGGCCGCGTCGGTGGCCACGCAGTACGTCTGCAATCTGTTCGACCTGGCGATCGAGCAGATGAGCCGCGCCTTCATGCGCGACGTCAACCGCGGCGCGCGCAACGACGAGGCCTACCGGCTGTTCGCGCTGGGGCAGAACATCTCCACCGAGCGCGAGCGGCAGCGCGCCGCGCTGCTCGAATGGAGCCAGGCCGTGCTGATCGGCCTGCACTACCGCGCGCCGGAGCAGGTGCTGCCGCGCCTGGCGGCCTCGGAGTTCGGCCTGTGGTTGCACCACAAGGGCGGCGTGCTGTTCGAAAGCGCGCCCGCGCTGCGACAGATCATGGAAGCGGTGGCGCGGCTGGATGATGTGGTGCTGCCCGGACTGATGCGCGGCGCCGAGGGACAGGGCGCCATGCCGGACCTGGTGCGCGAGCTGCAGGAACTGGTGGCGCGCATCAAGCACCTGCTCAACGGTCTGTTCGACATGGTGGCGGAAATCGAGAGCGGCAGCGATCCGCTCACCAACGTGTTGAACCGGCGCTTCCTGCCCTCGGTCATCGGCCGCGAGATCGCCATCGCCACGCGTCAGCATTCCGCGTTTTCCGTGCTGCTGCTGGACATCGACCACTTCAAGTCCATCAACGATCAGTATGGGCACAGCGGCGGCGATCAGGTGCTGCGCCAGTTCGCCGAGGTAGTGCACCAGGCCTGTCGTTCCAGCGACTTCGTGTTCCGCTACGGCGGCGAGGAATTCCTGGTGGTGCTGGTGGACACGGGGCTGGAGGCCGCGATGCCGGTCGCGCAAAAGCTGGGCGCGGAAATCCGCCGCCACGCCTTCTCGGTGTCGGAGGCCGCCAATCTGAAGATCACGGCCAGCATCGGCGTGGCCTCGTTCGACGGCCATCCCGACTACGCCTACCTGATCGAGCGGGCCGACAAGGCGCTGTACCGCGCCAAGCAGGCCGGACGCGACCAGGCCGTCGCGGCCTGA